tccggggaccacagtttcaggggacagctaggtcaactggcttaacaaagtgtattaagaaaacgttctgcaccccactttggtgagtggcgtctggggtcttaaaagctagaaagcgaccatctaagatgcatcaattggtctcaacccacctggagcaaaggagaatgaagaacaccaaagacacaaggaaaatatgagcccaagaaaagaaagggccacgtaaaccagagactccatcagcttgagaccagaagaactagatggtacccagctaccaccaatgaccgccctgacagggaacacaacagagaatccctgagagagcaggagaacagtgggatacagacctcaaattctagttaaaagaccagacttaatggtctgactgagactggagggaccccagaggtaatGGCCGCAGGACTCtccgttagcccaaaactaaacccattcctgaagccaattcttcagacaacgattagactggactagaagacataaaatgatactggtgaggagtgtgcttcttagcacaagtagacacacgagactctgtgggcagcacctgtctggaggcgagatgagaaggcacggtggacaggagctggttacaggaaatacagagtggagagaaggagtgtgctgtcacattgtagggaaagAAACTAGGGTCATgttacaatgtgtgtataagtttttgtatgagaggctgacttaaattgtaaaccttcacttaaagcacaatttaaaaaaaaatgtaggcagTGTGAGAGCAACAAAGTATAAATACACCACATGGGCTTGAAGAGAGGCTGAGGTTTACAGAAGTCCACCTGCCTCCTCCCCAAGTCAGAGTGCACAGGAAAGGGTCACCTCACACACAGAAAGGGCTCACAAGGAGTCATGCCCAACTCTGTTCCCACAGCTCACTGCCTGCAGCCAGCCCCTGAAGATCTAGAATTGGAGTTAAAAGGAAAGCACTAGCTCCAGTAGCCACCTGTAGAAGGTTTCTCAAGGCTAGGGGATAAGAATGGAGATCCCTCCATTAGCTCAGAGGCTGAGCTAAAGAAGCAGGGAACTTCAAGTCCACCTCTGAGCACTGTAACAGGGACAGTATTATGAATAACAAAACTGCCATCATGGTGTGCTTAATATGAGCCAGACACTGTCCTTTGCTCTTTATGTGCATTATTTCACTTAATGTTCACAACAACCCTAGGAGGGAGGTATTATTTTGAAACAGGCAGAGAGAATAAGTAACTTGTCAAAACGGGATTCAGCAAGTAAGTAGCTGAGCTGAGACTCGAACTCATATCTATCTGCCTCCAGAGTCTGAGGTTTCAAGAACCCACTACAGGTACTACAGCTGGGAGAGCACTTCTccttaaaaaggaaagagaaggcctCTAGGGTCACACTGTGATGAGGCTCTGGAGCTGCAGCCCCCTCATCACCTGCTAGGTAACCGGGCCCTTGATTCCAACCCATGCCCTTACCTCTATCTGGTCAATGGTTTCCTGATATTCCTTCTCCCGGGTTTTGAACAAGGACTCGGTATCTTTAATCACCTTCTCCAAACTGTCTTCCTGTTGCTGGAGTAGAAAGGGAAGTGAGGGCAGGCCAACCAGGGAGGGTGGGGACCGGGGGCACTCCAAAGGGCCAAGGCAAGGAGGAGAGATAGAATCAGGTTAAAGGATTctggaaagagaaaagacaaaggGCAAAGGAGGGGAGAAGCAGGTAAAGGATGATGGCCACATAGAAGGACGAGAGCaaagggtgggggcagggaggggaatgGCACCAAGATGGAGAGGTAGGCCTGGAGGGGTCCTGAGGCCAGGAGGGGTAGTTACCTCTCCCTGAGCCTCTGCCGCTGCCATGGCATAGCCTGAGAAATCCTCCCACAGCAGCAGGGTCTCCTCAGTCTCCTCCCAAGTCAGGCTGTCACAGTCGTCCTCAAAATCATACTCCCTCCTAGAGACAGGGAGCCCAGGTATCAAGGGGGGCCTGCTCCTGGAGGGGGTGCTGCTAGGGAGCTCCGGCCTCTGGTGGGGTCTGGCCGCGGGGCTGCCAGGGGGCCGGCCTGTGGGACTCACAGCTGGTTGAGCATGCGCTGCATCTCCTCGTTGATGCTGAGGGCTGTGCTCTCCTCCTCATCCCCATCGGGCTGGCGGGGCCCGTCACTCTCCGACAGGGAGGGGTCCTCATCGCTGGCAGCCTTGCGCTCCCGCTTCCGCCCCCCCATGGATGGGACCTTAATGGGAGACAAGTGCAGAGACTACAGAGACGAGGCCGGGTGCATGAGGAGAAAGGGTGGGGGGTAGGCCGGATGCATGAGGAGAAAGGGTGGTGGGGACAGAGGGAGCAGGATGAGGGGAGAAGCATGAACCAGCAGGAAGggtgagacagacagagagaaaagacaCAGTTACCACGACAGGAACAGAAACATGGAGAGTTaccaaagacagacagacagacacaggtgGGGACATGGCTGCAGgctgggaaggaagaaaaagaaatagaaaaaaccgAGCAGTAAGATAAGGGGAGAAATGGCTTGTTATGACCACATTAAGATGTGTATAATGCTAAAGAGGGTTGTTTTGGATATTTTTCCCCCCTAAAAAAAGTCTTTCTAATGAAATGATGAAACTAAAAAGTTTTAGGACTTCAAGGAAGAGGAGGATACAGCATTTGCAAAGGAGAACTTGAATCACATCCAGATCTGGaaagccagagggagaaggaatgggaagaaatgaagaaaagaggaaaagagatagaaagaagggggaaaaaagcaaagaaaataggaagggaagaagaaatcGGTGCTGAAAAGCCCAGTGGGTCAAAACTGAGAGCCAAACGGCCTGGGTAGTTTAGAAACTGGGGTTGGGACATTAACAAGCTTGCATGAGATCAAAACTAACCAGCTTCTTCTGTGGAGAAAAGCAAGAGAGAAgatgagaggaagagaaagaggacaaGCAGCagacagaggagagagaggggagggagagatggtgttAGAGATAGCTTCCAAACCTTCTCTCCAGAGGCTGCTCCTCACCCCCCAGCCTAGGCCCACTTGGGTCCCCAGCTACCAGGATAAGGTCCCCCAAGAAAGAGAAGGGCAGGGCCTATGCCCCAGGCCAGCAGTGGTGACTTTTCTTCACCTGCCCAAccctcttctggcctcaggcacTGGGGCATGTGGGCTGGAGGGTGCTAGGACTCCGCCTGCCTCCACCCAGGGGCCTGAGGACACCTGGCCTCTCACCTGGAACATTTTGATCATATCCTCGCAGTTGCGCTGCTGAGCCACGTCGCACAGTTTGGCTGTGATGTCGATGCGGCGGCAGATGTCCATGTCCACCTTCATGGCCTTCTCCTGGATCTTTGTGTCCAGCTCTGACAGGTTCTGCCCGGGGAGCACAGAGAGGAGTGAGGAGGCACCCGCACTCCAGACAAGGACCAATATGGCCCTAGCAGGATCCTCCTGTTCCTCCAGTCATGCGTGCCCGTCACTTCCTCCATGAAGATGTCCCTGGTCCCTCAGAGTACATCGCTTTCCACGGCACTTTGCTCAGACATTGGTTGCTCATGCATCAGTCCCCTGGCCAGAAAGAGCCCCTGGGGGCACAGCCCAGCGCCTAGGACATGCAGGTGCTCCCTAGAACTGGGCACTCCAACCAACAGAGCATCAGTCCTTACCTCCCAGGAACTTATGTTCTCAGGGAGAAAGAGACCACTGGGAACTACAAGAATGGGAAGTACTGTGATTACGATGATAACAGTTAACACTTACTAGCACTAAGTATGTGCTAGGCAATGTTCCAAACACATTATAGTCTTTATAATCATTCTGCAAAGTAAATACCTTGATTATCACCATTCCACAGATAAGCATACAGAGCCATAGAGAGACTGAGGAACTCAcccaggccacacagctagcCAGGTGCAGAGCTGGGATCTGCACCTAGGCAGCCTGGCTCTAGAATCTACGCTTTTACTAACCACTTAACAACCTCTAGTCATGATGGAGACTCCACTGTCTCTCTGACACACATCaggactttaattttttttttcttgaattccaaaccaaacccactaccattgagtcgattctgactcatagcgaccccatagggtttccaatgctgtaaatctctagggaagcagactgccacgttttttcCCTCGGAGCTCCTGGTGgtttcgaatcactgacctttcagttagcaatcgcattaaccactgggccaccagtgtTCCTTTTTCTTGAATTAGGGGGTGGTAAAGGAGAAAATGGGGCCCTGGtcacacagtagttaagagctcagctactaaccaaaaggtcggcagttcaaatccaccagccgctccttggaaaccctatggggcagttctactttgtcctacagggtcactatgagtcagaatccacttgaaggcaatgttttttttttttttaaaggaagatacTAGAAGCATAGAGAAGAGGGAGGTGGGAAGGGCGGGACAGGAAATCAATTGGCCAAGACTAGACTGGCCTGTCTTGCTTGTTTCTCAGCGGATCTAACGGTGACCTCCGCGGTGGGGAAGACTGGAGGTGGCTGCACTCACGTTGCTCATGAGCCCCTTGAAGACCACTAGCTCGGCTTTCAGCTGCTCCACCTTCATCGCCAGCTCCTCCTGGCAGGCATCCGCCTCTTGGGCTTCCTACAGTCAGGGCGAAAACCCTCACGTTAGGGGCACTGCCAATGCAGGAAGGTAAAGAAGGCTAAGAGGGGCAAGGACAGCCCCAGGGCTGAGGAGCAAGTGGGGGACTGTGAGGAAGCACAGGCAAAGAGGCAGCCACCCTCACCTCCTGGAGCTCGTTCACTCGCTCTTGCAGCTGTATGCGAACTGTGTATTCCTCTTCCCACCTGACAGACATAGGAAGAATGAGAGAACATGGGTACAGAGCCCTGCCCTGCCCTACAGCTCCCTGCTTCCCACCTCTCCAGCTCAAGTACAAGCTACCAGGTCTGGTTCCCTAAATGGGGAGGCGCTTGGATAGGCCTGTCTGGTGCGCCAGCTGGTGGCCAGCACAGCTGTTGGGCTTGGCCTTGGCCTATGGCTCCATACTTCTTGGCAAGTGCCAAGCTCACCAGCTGCTTTCCCGTAACCTCGGGCCACGCACCAGGAACTATATTTAAGAGCAACTGCTGCAGCTCTGGTCTCTTCCTGTGCCCATCCCACTCAGGCCCCAGCTCCAACCAGCTGTTGAGCTGGCCTCATCACCCCCTCCTACCCACTCCAGACCACCAGGCCCACCCGGCCCAGTCTCCCACCTTCAGTCGCACAGCTCCGGTCTCCCGCCTCCTGCCTGCACCAGAACAGAGCTCCTCTAGCCTGTTGCCCTGCCTCCTGCGGTACCATTTAACCCTGTAAAAGCAGCTGCAGGACACAGACCGCATCAACAGAGTTTGTCAAGAGCCCGGGAGGAGATGCTCAAAGTCCATCCCCACACACTCCAGAAAATGCCCACCCAGAGCCCCCCTAAGTGAGCCACAGAGAGGTGACAGGGCTGGCCCTAGCGCCAGAAGCCCCCAACAGCATTAAAGCAGTAGACAACAGGAGCCTGGCATTTCTGAGCACTCAAACCCAGAAATGCTCCATGGGTCCTAAACCAGGAAAGAGAAATGAGAGAACGACAAGGTCCCTCATTAATACGGCAGATGAGGATTAGAGGCAGGACCTCCTGGGATCTCTGGCACCTGGCATCCAGAATGTAGACACTAAGACTACAAGTAGGCTAGGAGGCACTCCTGGCGCCAGGGCAGAGTGAGCAGGATCTATTTCCCTGGGCTAAGATTTTTAAATCTTACAGTCGACAGTAAGGCAGTGCATATTCTATTACACTACAGAGACGGAAGGGTGGGGGTAGGGCCAATGCCACTGCTACAGATTGGGCCCTGTCATTTCAGGACCCTACAAGGTCAGCTGGGATGGCAGAACTTCCCATACCCTACTTATATAAGCCCATTACTCAGGCCACATTCTGGAAAGGCTTCTTCCAGTTTGAGAAAGGAAGGAAACTGCACCAAGAGAGAAACTTCAATATAAGAAAGGTGGTTAGGAAGTAGGAAAGAGGACAGCAAGAAAATTAAAACCCAAGAGAACAGATTCTGTGGGCTTAGGATTAAGTgcttttcttccccttccctccgTTTTCCTGTCTCGGCCTCTCCTCTCTTCCCTGGGCGCTCCCTTTGGTCCCATCTCTCCTCGCTCTCCTgggctcctcaccagcatctgcaCTGCAGTATTCCTAATAATAACTCCTCCACATCACTTTGGCTGCCCCTCCTGTGCTGGCAGGGAGGAAGCGGCCTGGCCACCACCCTGGCTGGTCCTGCAGTCCAGCTCCCCACCCTTCTCCTCTGCCCACCCTCCTCCTCTGGCCCCCACATGTCCTCCTCCCTTTTGCTCTGGCATTCTCCTTCAGATGTCAAGACCAATGACGGGCCCTAGTAACATCAGGCTATTTATTTTCTCAGATATAAGACCCTTATCAGAAACACTGGacccctagtggttaagtgctatggctgctaaccaaaacgtcggcagtttgaagccgccaggtactccttggaaactctatgggacagttctactatgtcctatagggtcgctatgagtcagaatcaactcgacagcaatgggtttggttttttttggtaagacCCTTATCttttctgggccttggtttcttcCTTTACAAACTGAAGGCATGGGATGCTGTACCCTTGTGCCCCCTGGAGTCTATGAGTCTCTGGATGAAGAAAGCAAGGCTGACAAGGGGACAACAACCCCAGTTGGACAAGACACAGGGCAGGGAGCGCTGTTTGACAGTGGAACCCAACAAAATCAGGTCAAAACATAGGTAAGAAAGTTAGTTAAGGATGAGGATTAAAAAAATCTTACAGGGCAAAAATCTGAAGATAAACAGCCTGGAAGCTCAACAGAATTCTATTTGCTCTGCAGCCAGACTTTTGCACAGTAGGTTCATTTGAACCTCCATTCAAATCTGGTCTCACGAGGTTCCCTTAACACGGGCAGGATTTGAGAGAGACTTCTGCGTATTCTGCATTTACCAAACACCTCTCTTCTAAGTAAACTGTATCCTTGAGTTGAAGAAAGAAAGCAGGGGCCATGCCTATATtagaaaaactgaggctcaggaaaaaGAGACCCAGCCCAGGTCACACAAGGCAGGGAAGCTGAAAATAGAACCCAGGAGGCCTCGTTCCCTCCTAGTTTGGTGCTCTAGCTATCCCCAGGCCTTCCGGGCTGAAGACAGGAAGGAGGGATGGTGCTGCTATAAAGAGAACAGAACGAGGGCAAGGGATCTGGGGTGAAGGCCTGAGTAAGTGTCCGCATCACGTACCACACAATTCTAGCCACGGGGCCCTCCGCACAGCAATGTGCTGCAGAGCAATGAGCTAATCACCCCCAAGGAATAACTCCTTGCTGCCCTGGACAGCTGGACCAAAGACGCtctttcagtttaaaaaaaaaaaaaaaaaaactgcccctgAGAACAGCAGTTGTTCCTGTGGTTAGGGTTGTATTTCTCAACTGTCCATGTTCCACTGCTGACTGCATTAATTAACTCCTGCAGAAGCAGGCTGGTTCTGGGTGGGATCTGAATGGTGGTTTTAGGACAGTTGAGGCCTCTAAGGACACTTATCCCATGGACAACTAAGAAAGCCAGCATGAGGACAGAACTCCATTTCAGAAAGCCCTCTGATCTCTGACCTGACAGACTCTGGCAGGGTCGTGATCCCCGAAGACCGCACCCCCAGACTCAGCAGTCATTTCCCAGGACATTCAGCCAAGCCTCACCAGCTCTAAACCAGACACCAATCGCGGCTACACCGGGCTGCAGGGGTAGTTCCCAGGCCTCCCACAAGGGGTCATAGTATCTGACGTAAGTGACTGCCAGGGTTCGCCTGAAGGCCCCCAAACCAAAGCCTCCTTCTGACTATCATCTTCCTCCTCCTAACCAGAGCAGTGATCATGGAGTCTACAAAGTGCTGGCTGTGCTCAGGGCTGCTGCAGTAAAGGCCGGCTCTCAGCCATCCAAAGGCATCCACTTGGCGCACAGCCATCACTCTGGCATCATATCCATGCCCCTCACCCGCTGCACCACCCCATTGGGTTCCCTTGAGAGTGTCAAATCTTCATCCTCAGAGTTGACCCGTTCCCAGCTGCCTTATACTCATAGGGTGTGTCCATATTCCCAACTTTTTCCTGCTCAGTCTCCACTTTTGGCTCTTTACCTTTAAATTCCCCCAGCTTCCACTGGCCCTGTGACAACTACCAGACCCCTTCTTTTTCCCTAAAAAATTCCCGTTATTCTTTATTCCCACTCTTTTTGACCTACACCAAATAATGCCTTCGGCTGTCCTAAGACTTTCACGTGGAACGAGGGCAGGGACCCGGTTTCCACCGACATTGCTGTGGGAAATCCTGGGCTGTGGCAGGGCCACCCTCTGCAGGGTCCAGTCCCTACCTCACCAATGTCACTTAATTGAGTCTCCCAAATTAAACCTATATCCTTTGCCTCTTCTGGTCAGTATGTGGAACTTATATCCCCACATTGCTCAGAATGATAAAACTGGTGGGAATAAGCAGTACCCCAGATGGTACTTCTCAGACAATGTCCCTTTCACAAAAGCCTACTGTTAATAGTCATCCAAACACTGCAGACTTGATGAGACAGAAGGCAAAGCCAGGAGAAAAACAGAAACTCCCCACAATATTCTGCTCCTGACATTCTTCTTCCTGTCATGTGTCTTGCTTCTGCTTCCCGTGTGGATTCTAGTCTCCCAGGATCCAATTTCACCTACTTCCAAGCCCCTCATTCTACAGCACCAACTTTACCCTTAGTTCATTCACCTCTCATCCTTCGGCCCCAAATGCTCCCGTCTCTTGGACCCCACTCCATTTTATGTGGCAGGACACTGACCCCATTACCTCCTTCCCAAGCCACTGCCACGGCCCCGTAGTCGTCTTCTTAGGCCCCAACCCCTACCTCCGCTTGTACTCGTCCCGCTCCCGCTTCACTTTGGCCAGCACGTTGTAGAGGGCGCGGATCTCCGGCGTGATGGTGTCGATCTGGACGCCCACCCCGTCGGGGTGCACCCACGACAGACCAGGCCCTTGCACCAGGGTGGGCTCCAGTCCCGGCCCGAGCCGGCGGGAGTGAGAGAAggaccagatggtgcccggcatgAAGCGGGCGGACGAGGAGTAGGTGGAGGAGGCGGTGGCGAGGGAGGTGGAGGACGACGTGTGGCCGGCCGCGGAGGGCGTGAGGGGGCCGGCGGGTGAGCGCGCGGGAGAGCCCAGAACGCGCGCCGACGGGGTGCAAACGGCGGCCGGCCGGGCGCCCAGGGGCAGCCCCAGGGGCCGGACGGGGCTGACGAAGCCGGTCTGCACGGCCTGGTCGCGGCGTGCCAGGCCCCGCCGGCCCTGCTTACCCTCCTCTAGCGCCTGCTGAAGCTGCTTCTCCAGCAGCCGGTTCCGGCGCTCCAGCTCGTGCACCTTGGCCAGGAAGCAGCGGAACCGGAGGTTCAGGGTCTTGAGCACGTTGATGTTGGAGCCCAGGTCGTTGCGGAGTGCCATGGCGGCGGGGGGCGCCGTTCCCGGCCCGGGCGGCGAGAAGGCAGCGGGGCCAGCCGGGGCGAGCGGCGCCGTGGCCAAGTCCCCTCCCCCGGTGAACTGGTCGCCTCCCAGAGAGTCCCCCAGCGGCCCGGGCAGGCCCTGCTGCTCCTGCTGTAGGAGGAAGAGGTTAGGGCCGAATAACGGATTCATGGCTGCGCCTTCTGCTGGGAGATGGAGACCGGTGCAGGAGCAGGGATGTAGAGCGAGGGAGAAGAGCCAATGAGGCGGCCGGGGGACACGGGGCAACCAATCAGACGTCTCGGCACTTGGGGCAGAGGtcaggggggcgggggagggtagagagggagcCAATGAAAGGCTCTAATTGGAGGCTTAGACCGGGACCTTTCCGGGTCTGAGAAGAGCCGGGGTGGAGGCGCGGGGAACAGGGCCAGCAGCCCCTTCCCCTCAAGACTGACTGAAACCCCGGTCTTGCTGGAATTCAACCAGGGTAACACAGGGGATAAGAACCCAGGACCTCCAGTACCCCCATGGGCTTTGGTGTCAGGAAGCCCATCCTCCTTATATCCCATATTGCTCTCCTCTCCTCAGAGCCCAAAAACCCTAGCTCTGACTGGCAACCCTCCCCCCTTCCTGGGTCCCCGAGGAAATGGATCTCCTTAATAGTACCAAACTTTTCCTTCTCTTCAGAGGGTCCCAGTCCCACCCTCCACCCTAGGCAGCAGAGCCAGTACCCCACTGTCTCCCCcactaccccccaaaaaacaaacagtgGCCCGAGGTTGTAAAATGTGTATTAAATTTCATCCTTATACACATTGGGGAAGCCATCctcacagaggttaagagttcCAACCCAATGATAATGGCAATAAGCCACCCCAGTCTACTTTTCAATCATCCTTCTGAAACACCGGTGGCTGGCTATTGCCTCTGGACTGAGATTTCCTCCTCTTTGCTGGTGGAGGCCGGCTGGGACTGAGGGAGTATGTGGTGCGAGTCTTAGGACCCTTGGGGGTGCCATTCTGTTTCCAGAAGGCACCTTTCTTGAAAGGCTGCTCTGGCAACTGCTGCTTTACCTTCTCAGTCCCTTTGGCCTTCCCAAGGGGCCGACCCTGGTCCTCAGGCTTGGGGGTAGCCTGAGTCTTGGAGACGGATAGCATAGCAGGCGTTCCAGAGTCTGTGCCCTTGGGAGGGCCATTCTGCTTCAGAAAGGCAACTTTCTTTGGAGACTGCAGTTTAGGTGCTCGTTGCTTTAGTTTCCCAGTCACCTTTGGTTCCCTGACAACTTCAGCTTTTTCAGCTGGTTGACTGCTATCCTGGACCTGGGAGGATGCTTGAACCTTTGTCATAGGAAGCACAGTGGACAATTCTGAGTCTGTCCTTTTAGAGATGCCATTCTGCTTCTGGAAGGAGGCCTTCCTGGGATGTTTCTGTTTATGCAACTTCTGCTTTGCCTTCCCAGCCCCTTTGGCTTTCTCGGTTGGCTGACTGCTGTTCTCAGGCTTGGGAGTGACCTGACTCTTCAGGTCAGGTAAATCTGGGTTTGTAGGCGTGGCTGTTGCAGAATCTCCTGGAgttaaaattaaacaaatgttATGAAGAAATGGGCCTCATCACTAAACGGTCTTCATCATTAGTGAGGACAAGCAAAGGTATTAAAATATAGGAACTTGCCAGTTATTGTCTCATGACCAAGTATTCCACATAATTAGGACAGCACCTAAGAGCAGATCACCTAGATTCCTATCACTTAGTATCACCTGGACTTTATTCAAGTCCTATTTGAACAGACCAACGTTGTATTAAGAGATCATTATCCACCCGCAGGCAAAAAGATTTCCAGAGGAAGCTGCGCCCCCTTGAGGAGAGCGGACAGCAAGACACTCTAACAGGAGGTGAATAAACCTCAAGCGCAGCCTGGGCTTTATTGGCTTTTTTAATCGaggaacacaatttttttttcacatgaaatttgataaaatgcagaaaaataagAAGGCACACCCACAGCAGCTGGAAACAAACCAGTAAGATATGAGAAATGACATCCTAAATACGTACTTTTAAGTTACAATGAATTTTGCTTCTACTCCTTAAGGTTTTTGTTCTCTGTTAACATTCAAATGTGACTCTTATAAAAGGCATTATTTaatatgaaaaaacaaatcaaCTCAAGAGATCGTGCAATTTGTATTCAGaagctctcccctccctcctccaaCTAAACACAGGGTTATATTCCAGCATGCAGAGCTCTCAGGCCTGTTTCAAAAAACCCCACCCTTTCCCTGGAGATCTAGGCCAGACTCCTCAAGATGGCTGAGAAAATGATCTGCAATTACTGTGAAGGGCTCTGAGAACTGCTGAGAGCTCCAAGGAGCCCTGTGCCAACCCGGCGCAAAGAACGCTGGCCCAGCAGAGGACACTACCACTAAGTCAGCGCCGGGCCACGAAACCACAGGCTTCATTTGGAATGCATTTTATGCTGAACAACTGCAGCCACTTGGCAGAACAAAAGGCCCCTATCCATAAGAACACTTCCATATATTCCAATGGGGTCCAGGGCTCAGGAACAATTGTAGTTGGAATGAAAGGGTTCTCTCATCCAAGCACACAAAGGTGGTGATGAAAGGTAGATCACTTACCTGTCTGGGACTGAGGAATAGAATTAGAGAACTTCTTGAACTTGGCAATAAAGAAACCATCCATATTGTGGGTATGAGGATAGAAGCGGCGGGTAGAACGCAGAGAGGGGTGGAAGCGCCTTTCTCGAAAGCGGGTAAAACCTTCCTGGCCGAAGTCTAGACCTGTGGGCACCAGCCGCACGTTCCTCTTTTTCAGAGCATAGTCTACCACCCACTCGTTCTCTTCCACCTGGATATGCCAGACAGAGACACAAATGGAAGTAAGGGAACCAGAACTAGAGCTGAAGGGAGCTCTAAGGGGCAGACAGCCTCCAGCCCTGCCCTTCTGTGGCAGAGGCCTCACCATGATAGAGCAGGTGCAGTAGACCAGGTAGCCTCCTGTCTTGGAGGTGGCATTGACAGAGTCGATAGCACTCAGGAGCAACTCCTTCTGAAGGTGGGCACAGCGCTGGATGTCCTTCTCATCCTGTACCCAGGAGAGACCCAAGGGTTTCAGAATTCCAAAAGGCACCCTCAGGAGGAGAGATGTGAGCTACTGACAGCTCAGAGTGCTCCTCTACCTCACAGTCCTGCTCTATAAGG
The DNA window shown above is from Elephas maximus indicus isolate mEleMax1 chromosome 4, mEleMax1 primary haplotype, whole genome shotgun sequence and carries:
- the IFFO1 gene encoding non-homologous end joining factor IFFO1 isoform X1; protein product: MNPLFGPNLFLLQQEQQGLPGPLGDSLGGDQFTGGGDLATAPLAPAGPAAFSPPGPGTAPPAAMALRNDLGSNINVLKTLNLRFRCFLAKVHELERRNRLLEKQLQQALEEGKQGRRGLARRDQAVQTGFVSPVRPLGLPLGARPAAVCTPSARVLGSPARSPAGPLTPSAAGHTSSSTSLATASSTYSSSARFMPGTIWSFSHSRRLGPGLEPTLVQGPGLSWVHPDGVGVQIDTITPEIRALYNVLAKVKRERDEYKRRWEEEYTVRIQLQERVNELQEEAQEADACQEELAMKVEQLKAELVVFKGLMSNNLSELDTKIQEKAMKVDMDICRRIDITAKLCDVAQQRNCEDMIKMFQVPSMGGRKRERKAASDEDPSLSESDGPRQPDGDEEESTALSINEEMQRMLNQLREYDFEDDCDSLTWEETEETLLLWEDFSGYAMAAAEAQGEQQEDSLEKVIKDTESLFKTREKEYQETIDQIELELATAKNDMNRHLHEYMEMCSMKRGLDVQMETCRRLITQSGDRKSPAFTAVSLSDPPPPPSEAEDSDRDVSSDSSMR
- the IFFO1 gene encoding non-homologous end joining factor IFFO1 isoform X3, whose translation is MNPLFGPNLFLLQQEQQGLPGPLGDSLGGDQFTGGGDLATAPLAPAGPAAFSPPGPGTAPPAAMALRNDLGSNINVLKTLNLRFRCFLAKVHELERRNRLLEKQLQQALEEGKQGRRGLARRDQAVQTGFVSPVRPLGLPLGARPAAVCTPSARVLGSPARSPAGPLTPSAAGHTSSSTSLATASSTYSSSARFMPGTIWSFSHSRRLGPGLEPTLVQGPGLSWVHPDGVGVQIDTITPEIRALYNVLAKVKRERDEYKRRWEEEYTVRIQLQERVNELQEEAQEADACQEELAMKVEQLKAELVVFKGLMSNNLSELDTKIQEKAMKVDMDICRRIDITAKLCDVAQQRNCEDMIKMFQKKLSLHLSPIKVPSMGGRKRERKAASDEDPSLSESDGPRQPDGDEEESTALSINEEMQRMLNQLREYDFEDDCDSLTWEETEETLLLWEDFSGYAMAAAEAQGEQQEDSLEKVIKDTESLFKTREKEYQETIDQIELELATAKNDMNRHLHEYMEMCSMKRGLDVQMETCRRLITQSGDRKSPAFTAVSLSDPPPPPSEAEDSDRDVSSDSSMR
- the IFFO1 gene encoding non-homologous end joining factor IFFO1 isoform X2 produces the protein MNPLFGPNLFLLQQEQQGLPGPLGDSLGGDQFTGGGDLATAPLAPAGPAAFSPPGPGTAPPAAMALRNDLGSNINVLKTLNLRFRCFLAKVHELERRNRLLEKQLQQALEEGKQGRRGLARRDQAVQTGFVSPVRPLGLPLGARPAAVCTPSARVLGSPARSPAGPLTPSAAGHTSSSTSLATASSTYSSSARFMPGTIWSFSHSRRLGPGLEPTLVQGPGLSWVHPDGVGVQIDTITPEIRALYNVLAKVKRERDEYKRSCFYRVKWYRRRQGNRLEELCSGAGRRRETGAVRLKVGRGIHSSHTAARASERAPGGSPRGGCLPGGAGDEGGAAESRASGLQGAHEQQPVRAGHKDPGEGHEGGHGHLPPHRHHSQTVRRGSAAQLRGYDQNVPACSHVPTCVCLSVFGNSPCFCSCRGNCVFSLCLSHPSCWFMLLPSSCSLCPHHPFSSCIRPTPHPFSSCTRPRLCSLCTCLPLRSHPWGGGSGSARLPAMRTPPCRRVTGPASPMGMRRRAQPSASTRRCSACSTS